A DNA window from Arachis duranensis cultivar V14167 chromosome 3, aradu.V14167.gnm2.J7QH, whole genome shotgun sequence contains the following coding sequences:
- the LOC107481360 gene encoding AP-1 complex subunit mu-2, which yields MAGAASALFLLDIKGRVLIWRDYRGDVSAVEAERFFTKLIEKEGDPQSQDPVVYDNGVTYMFVQHSNVYVMTATRQNCNAASLLFFLHRVVDVFKHYFEELEEESLRDNFVVVYELLDEIMDFGYPQYTEAKILSEFIKTDAYRMEVTQRPPMAVTNAVSWRSEGINYKKNEVFLDVVESVNILVNSNGQIIRSDVVGALKMRTYLSGMPECKLGLNDRVLLEAQGRATKGKAIDLEDIKFHQCVRLARFENDRTISFIPPDGSFDLMTYRLSTQVKPLIWVEAQVERHSKSRIEIMVKARSQFKERSTATNVEIELPVPADATNPNVRTSMGSASYAPEKDALIWKIRSFPGGKEYMLRAEFRLPSITDEEATPERKAPIRVKFEIPYFTVSGIQVRYLKIIEKSGYQALPWVRYITMAGEYELRLI from the exons ATGGCAGGGGCAGCCTCTGCTCTCTTCCTGCTCGACATCAAAGGCCGCGTCCTCATTTGGCGCGACTACCGCGGTGACGTCTCTGCCGTCGAGGCCGAACGCTTCTTCACCAAGCTCATCGAGAAAGAG GGGGATCCGCAGTCTCAAGATCCAGTTGTGTATGATAATGGTGTGACCTACATGTTCGTACAACATAGCAATGTTTACGTCATGACAGCAACAAGGCAAAATTGCAATGCCGCTAGCCTTCTTTTCTTCCTGCATCGTGTAGTTGAT GTGTTTAAACATTATTTTGAAGAACTGGAAGAGGAGTCTCTTAGGGATAACTTTGTTGTTGTG TACGAATTACTTGATGAAATTATGGACTTTGGTTACCCACAATATACCGAGGCAAAGATTCTTAGCGAATTTATCAAAACGGATGCTTATAGAATGGAAGTTACGCAGAGACCCCCCATGGCTGTAACAAATGCTGTGTCTTGGCGCAGTGAAGGAATAAACTACAAGAAGAATGAG GTTTTCTTGGATGTTGTGGAGAGTGTTAACATACTTGTCAATAGCAATGGACAAATAATTAGATCTGACGTTGTTGGGGCTCTGAAGATGAGAACATATTTGAG TGGTATGCCGGAGTGCAAACTTGGTTTAAATGATAGAGTATTATTAGAGGCACAAGGTAGAGCAACCAAGGGAAAAGCGATTGACTTGGAAGATATCAAATTTCATCA GTGTGTTCGTTTGGCTCGATTTGAAAATGATCGGACAATATCCTTTATACCACCTGATGGATCATTTGATTTGATGACATATAGACTCAGTACACAG GTTAAACCCTTAATTTGGGTGGAAGCACAAGTTGAAAGGCATTCAAAAAGCCGGATTGAGATTATGGTAAAAGCTAGGAGTCAATTTAAGGAACGTAG CACTGCCACAAATGTAGAGATTGAGCTGCCTGTACCTGCCGATGCAACCAATCCAAATGTTCGAACCTCAATGGGATCTGCATCCTATGCACCCGAAAAAGATGCATTAATTTGGAAAATAAGATCGTTTCCTGGGGGCAAG GAGTACATGTTAAGAGCAGAGTTCCGTCTTCCCAGTATAACAGACGAGGAAGCAACTCCTGAGCGAAAAGCTCCTATACGTGTAAAATTTGAGATACCATACTTTACTGTTTCAGGGATACAG GTAAGATATTTGAAGATAATTGAGAAAAGCGGGTACCAGGCTCTTCCATGGGTGAGATACATAACAATGGCGGGCGAGTATGAATTGAGGCTTATATGA
- the LOC107481141 gene encoding tryptophan aminotransferase-related protein 1-like, with the protein MVTLQGEASDPANQNRLPYSNVTITNPLITDSSNLILRLEMGDPKLLVPYWKMMSDKCSVVIEGWKFMSHESDASNVCQYMLPELGDAIKRIHSLVHNAAIQDKHIIVGTGSTQLFHAAWFALSSSDSVRPINIVSAAPFYSLYLDGVKALRSGLYQWAGDAATYDKDEPYIEMVTSQNNPVVRSASQGKLIHDLAYYWPQYTPITHHADHDLMLFTFSKCTGHAGSRIGWAIVKDIQVAKKMVHFIQVSTTGVSKESQIRAAKILGVVCDSYQSLGPKGSEHFFDYGKRLLRERWDRMRQVIGQCEVFTVAKPSSAYCNFTKESFETNSAFAWVKCEGGIEDCGTYLKNLGILARPGRLFGVGPEFARISMLSTNDEFDELLTRLLNARREYN; encoded by the exons ATGGTTACTCTACAAGGCGAGGCTTCTGATCCTGCAAACCAAAATCGGTTGCCTTATTCCAATGTTACAATCACAAACCCTCTCATCACAGACTCATCCAACCTTATTCTTCGCCTTGAAAT GGGTGACCCAAAATTGTTGGTACCGTATTGGAAGATGATGAGTGACAAGTGCAGCGTGGTGATTGAAGGGTGGAAGTTCATGAGCCATGAGAGTGACGCCAGCAATGTGTGCCAATACATGTTACCGGAACTGGGAGACGCCATTAAAAGGATACACAGTTTGGTTCATAACGCTGCCATTCAAGATAAGCACATCATCGTGGGAACCGGTTCCACCCAGCTTTTCCATGCTGCATGGTTTGCCCTCTCCTCTTCGGATTCCGTTCGCCCCATTAACATCGTTAGCGCTGCTCCCTTCTATTCG CTTTACCTTGATGGGGTTAAAGCGCTGCGTTCAGGGCTGTACCAATGGGCAGGTGATGCTGCCACGTACGATAAAGATGAACCATATATTGAGATGGTGACCTCACAGAACAACCCTGTTGTGAGGTCTGCGTCTCAAGGGAAGCTGATTCACGATTTGGCATATTATTGGCCCCAATACACTCCCATTACTCACCATGCTGATCATGATCTTATGCTCTTCACATTCTCCAAATGCACTGGCCATGCTGGTTCACGTATTGG GTGGGCTATTGTGAAGGACATTCAAGTGGCCAAGAAGATGGTACACTTCATTCAAGTAAGCACCACTGGTGTGTCAAAAGAATCTCAAATTCGAGCAGCTAAGATACTAGGAGTGGTATGTGATAGTTACCAAAGTTTGGGACCCAAAGGATCTGAACACTTCTTTGATTATGGTAAACGCCTCCTGAGGGAAAGGTGGGATAGAATGAGGCAAGTAATTGGGCAATGTGAAGTGTTCACTGTGGCCAAACCCTCTAGTGCCTACTGTAACTTCACTAAGGAATCATTTGAAACAAACTCTG CCTTTGCGTGGGTGAAATGCGAGGGAGGCATAGAAGATTGTGGAACATATCTGAAGAACTTGGGAATACTTGCGAGACCAGGGAGGCTATTCGGTGTCGGTCCGGAGTTTGCTAGGATTAGCATGTTGAGTACGAACGATGAGTTCGATGAGCTGTTGACTAGGTTGTTAAATGCTAGAAGGGAatataattag
- the LOC107481359 gene encoding pentatricopeptide repeat-containing protein At1g60770, translating into MSVMQRYGRTKSVLKRSKKYLDEALYLKLFREGSSELNVRQQLNQFFKCGKRVYKWEVGDTLKKLRQRHLYSPALKLSQTMAKRNMNKTVSDHAIHLDLLAKAQGIAAAENYFVNLPETAKNHLCYGALLNCYCKELMTEKAEGLMEKMKILKLPLSSMSYNSLMTLYTKVERSEKIPSIIEEMKASSIMLDTYSYNVWMRALAAVNDISGVERVMDEMKRDDQVTGDWTTYSNLASIYVDASLFEKAEVALKELEKRNARKDLSAYQFLITLYGRTGNLLEVYRVWRSLRLAFPKTANISYLNMIQVLVNLKDLPGAEKCFREWESGCPKFDIRIANALIGAYTKLDMLEKAKEIKERARRRGAKPNAKTWEIFLDYHLRKGEFKLAVDCLDNAVSIGRGNGEKWVPSSETISVMMKHFEQEKNVDGAEEFVEILKKSVESPGAEVFESLIRTYTAAGRTSAAMRRRLKMEKVDVSEETKKLLEAISVE; encoded by the exons ATGTCGGTGATGCAGCGTTACGGGCGCACCAAGAGCGTTCTGAAGCGTTCGAAGAAGTACTTGGACGAAGCGCTTTACTTGAAGCTCTTCAGGGAAGGTTCCTCTGAACTCAACGTGCGGCAGCAGCTGAACCAATTCTTCAAGTGCGGAAAGCGCGTTTACAAATGGGAGGTCGGCGACACACTCAAGAAGCTTCGCCAACGCCATCTCTATTCCCCTGCTCTCAag CTCTCACAAACCATGGCTAAGAGGAATATGAACAAGACAGTCAGCGACCATGCTATACATCTTGATTTGCTTGCTAAAGCTCAAGGCATTGCTGCTGCTgagaattattttgttaatctcCCTGAAACAGCAAAAAATCATCTATGTTATGGAGCCCTTCTCAACTGTTACTGTAAGGAATTGATGACTGAAAAAGCAGAAGGTCTGATGGAAAAGATGAAGATTCTCAAGCTTCCTTTAAGTTCCATGTCTTACAATAGCCTTATGACTCTGTATACTAAAGTAGAGCGGTCAGAGAAGATTCCCTCCATCATAGAAGAAATGAAAGCTAGCAGTATAATGCTGGACACATACTCGTATAATGTCTGGATGAGAGCTCTTGCTGCTGTTAATGATATTTCTGGTGTTGAAAGGGTTATGGATGAGATGAAGAGGGATGATCAAGTCACTGGAGATTGGACGACATATAGCAACTTAGCATCAATCTATGTCGATGCTAGCTTGTTTGAGAAGGCAGAAGTAGCACTCAAAGAATTGGAAAAGAGAAATGCTCGCAAAGATCTCTCTGCATACCAGTTTCTAATCACATTGTACGGGAGAACAGGTAACTTATTAGAGGTTTACAGGGTTTGGCGTTCTCTTAGGCTGGCATTTCCTAAAACCGCAAACATAAGTTATCTGAACATGATTCAAGTGCTGGTTAATTTGAAAGATCTTCCCGGAGCAGAAAAATGTTTCCGGGAGTGGGAATCTGGATGTCCTAAGTTTGATATCCGAATTGCAAATGCTCTGATTGGAGCATACACAAAACTAGATATGCTGGAGAAGGCCAAAGAGATCAAGGAACGTGCTCGGAGGAGGGGTGCCAAGCCTAATGCTAAGACCTGGGAGATCTTTCTTGATTACCATCTTCGAAAAGGAGAATTTAAGTTGGCTGTGGATTGTCTAGACAATGCAGTATCAATTGGTAGAGGAAATGGCGAGAAGTGGGTTCCATCATCGGAGACCATTAGTGTTATGATGAAGCATTTTGAGCAAGAGAAAAATGTTGATGGTGCAGAAGAATTTGTAGAGATCTTGAAGAAATCTGTGGAATCTCCCGGTGCAGAGGtatttgaatccttaattagaaCTTATACGGCTGCTGGTAGGACCAGTGCTGCTATGCGACGACGATTGAAGATGGAGAAAGTGGATGTGAGTGAAGAAACCAAGAAGTTGCTTGAGGCTATCTCAGTGGAGTGA
- the LOC107481358 gene encoding uncharacterized protein LOC107481358: protein MSTTILVPFLLLLLMVCHVACSFENQTFRPLEELRKLRTIRNHLQQINKPSVKTIQSPDGDIIDCVVSHRQPAFDHPLLRGQKPLDPPERPKGHKSKSEKMSENFQVWSFSGESCPEGTIPIRRTTENDLLRASSVTTFGRKLITSFRRDTTGDGHEHAVGYVSGDEYYGAKASINVWAPLVENQYEFSLSQIWVISGSFGDDLNTIEAGWQVSPELYGDSFPRFFTYWTTDAYQATGCYNLLCSGFVQVNNKIAIGAAISPTSSYNGGQFDISLLIWKDPKHGNWWLEFGSGVLVGYWPSFLFSHLGDHASMVQFGGEVVNSRSSGSHTSTQMGSGHFAEEGFAKASYFRNLQVVDWDNNLIPLNNLKVLADHPNCYDIQGGINNVWGNYFYYGGPGRNIKCP, encoded by the exons ATGTCAACAACAATCCTAgtaccttttcttcttcttcttcttatggTTTGTCATGTGGCATGTTCTTTTGAAAATCAAACCTTTAGGCCATTGGAGGAGCTACgcaagttgagaaccataagAAACCATCTTCAGCAAATCAACAAACCAAGTGTTAAAACAATTCAG AGTCCTGATGGTGATATCATAGATTGTGTTGTGTCTCATAGGCAACCAGCTTTTGATCATCCTCTATTGAGAGGCCAGAAACCAttg GATCCACCAGAAAGGCCAAAGGGACATAAGAGTAAGAGTGAAAAAATGAGTGAGAATTTTCAAGTGTGGAGCTTCTCTGGGGAATCATGTCCAGAAGGAACAATTCCAATCAGAAGAACAACAGAAAATGACTTATTAAGAGCTTCCTCTGTTACCACCTTTGGAAGAAAATTAATCACTTCTTTTAGAAGGGATACAACTGGTGATGGACATGAg CATGCAGTAGGGTATGTGAGTGGAGATGAATACTATGGAGCAAAAGCAAGCATAAATGTGTGGGCACCTCTTGTAGAAAACCAATATGAATTCAGCTTATCTCAAATTTGGGTCATTTCTGGTTCTTTTGGGGATGATCTTAACACTATTGAAGCTGGTTGGCAG GTCAGCCCTGAGCTCTATGGGGACAGCTTTCCAAGATTCTTTACTTATTGGACg ACTGATGCATACCAAGCAACCGGGTGTTACAATTTGCTTTGCTCTGGCTTTGTTCAAGTTAACAATAAAATTGCAATTGGGGCCGCAATCTCTCCAACTTCTTCATATAACGGTGGACAATTTGATATTAGTTTACTCATTTGGAAG GATCCAAAGCATGGGAATTGGTGGCTTGAATTTGGGTCAGGGGTGTTAGTAGGGTACTGGCCATCATTCTTGTTCTCACACTTAGGGGACCATGCAAGCATGGTTCAATTTGGGGGTGAAGTTGTAAATTCAAGGTCTTCAGGGTCTCACACAAGCACCCAAATGGGAAGTGGACATTTTGCTGAGGAGGGGTTTGCAAAAGCTTCATACTTTAGGAATTTGCAAGTTGTGGATTGGGATAACAATTTGATTCCATTGAACAATCTCAAGGTTTTAGCAGATCACCCAAATTGCTATGATATACAAGGAGGCATTAATAATGTTTGGGGGAATTACTTTTACTATGGTGGTCCTGGAAGAAACATCAAGTGTCCCTAa
- the LOC107481357 gene encoding uncharacterized protein LOC107481357 isoform X1 → MEKKIIMCLLHCLSIVMCCLCGNLVTVHAIETPKYTVIRSESDFQIRLYSESTWMSALVLPPTSFDNSTKTGFHRLYEYIHGGNLNSSKLAFTAPVLTSMPSSGDDYVVRMYVSARFQGKPPLPNQELKLQVEKWKAQCIAVRTFSGFAADDNIYKEIEALINSVNRRREDGRSSGTIQDKGSYTIAQYNGPSHNTGRLNEVWINVSGLISEGCPPSQ, encoded by the exons atggaaaagaaaataatcatGTGCTTGCTTCATTGCTTGTCCATAGTAATGTGTTGCTTGTGTGGCAACTTAGTAACAGTGCATGCAATTGAAACACCAAAATACACAGTGATAAGGTCTGAATCAGATTTCCAAATCAGACTCTATTCTGAATCCACATGGATGTCAGCTCTTGTTCTTCCACCAACTTCCTTCGACAACTCCACCAAAACTGGATTCCACAG GTTGTATGAATACATTCACGGTGGCAATTTGAATTCATCAAAACTTGCATTCACTGCACCGGTCTTAACCAGCATGCCCTCATCAGGGGATGACTATGTTGTGAGGATGTATGTATCTGCTAGATTTCAGGGGAAACCGCCACTGCCAAATCAAGAGCTGAAGTTGCAGGTAGAGAAGTGGAAGGCTCAATGCATTGCAGTGAGGACCTTTAGTGGTTTTGCCGCAGATGATAACATTTAcaaagagatcgaagctctTATAAACAGTGTAAATAGACGGCGCGAAGATGGAAGAAGTTCAGGGACAATACAAGATAAGGGGTCATACACCATTGCTCAGTACAATGGTCCGTCTCATAACACAGGCCGCCTGAATGAAGTGTGGATCAATGTGTCTGGACTTATTTCAGAAGGTTGTCCACCTTCTCAGTGA
- the LOC107481357 gene encoding uncharacterized protein LOC107481357 isoform X2: MEKKIIMCLLHCLSIVMCCLCGNLVTVHAIETPKYTVIRSESDFQIRLYSESTWMSALVLPPTSFDNSTKTGFHRFQGKPPLPNQELKLQVEKWKAQCIAVRTFSGFAADDNIYKEIEALINSVNRRREDGRSSGTIQDKGSYTIAQYNGPSHNTGRLNEVWINVSGLISEGCPPSQ; this comes from the exons atggaaaagaaaataatcatGTGCTTGCTTCATTGCTTGTCCATAGTAATGTGTTGCTTGTGTGGCAACTTAGTAACAGTGCATGCAATTGAAACACCAAAATACACAGTGATAAGGTCTGAATCAGATTTCCAAATCAGACTCTATTCTGAATCCACATGGATGTCAGCTCTTGTTCTTCCACCAACTTCCTTCGACAACTCCACCAAAACTGGATTCCACAG ATTTCAGGGGAAACCGCCACTGCCAAATCAAGAGCTGAAGTTGCAGGTAGAGAAGTGGAAGGCTCAATGCATTGCAGTGAGGACCTTTAGTGGTTTTGCCGCAGATGATAACATTTAcaaagagatcgaagctctTATAAACAGTGTAAATAGACGGCGCGAAGATGGAAGAAGTTCAGGGACAATACAAGATAAGGGGTCATACACCATTGCTCAGTACAATGGTCCGTCTCATAACACAGGCCGCCTGAATGAAGTGTGGATCAATGTGTCTGGACTTATTTCAGAAGGTTGTCCACCTTCTCAGTGA